In one window of Melospiza melodia melodia isolate bMelMel2 chromosome 21, bMelMel2.pri, whole genome shotgun sequence DNA:
- the ALDOC gene encoding fructose-bisphosphate aldolase C, which translates to MTHQHPALTAEQKKELSDIAQRIVAPGKGILAADESVGSMAKRLNQIGVENTEENRRLYRQILFSADSRVKKCIGGVIFFHETMYQKADDGTPFVQMIKDKGIVVGIKVDKGVVPLAGTDGETTTQGLDGLWERCAQYKKDGADFAKWRCVLKISEHTPSALAIMENANVLARYASICQQNGIVPIVEPEILPDGDHDLKRCQYVTEKVLAAVYKALSDHHIYLEGTLLKPNMVTPGHSCPTKYSPEEIAMATVTALRRTVPPAVPGVTFLSGGQSEEEASINLNAINTCPLVRPWALTFSYGRALQASALSAWRGQKDNAEAATEEFVKRAEVNGLAALGKYEGSGDNSGAAGQSLYVANHAY; encoded by the exons ATGACGCACCAACACCCCGCGCTGACGGCCGAGCAGAAGAAGGAGCTGTCGGACATCGCGCAGCGTATCGTGGCCCCGGGGAAGGGCATCCTGGCAGCCGATGAGTCCGTAG GGAGCATGGCCAAGCGCCTCAACCAGATTGGAGTGGAAAACACGGAGGAGAATCGCCGGCTGTACCGCCAGATCCTCTTCAGCGCTGACAGCCGGGTGAAGAAATGCATCGGGGGCGTCATCTTCTTCCACGAGACCATGTACCAGAAGGCTGATGATGGCACCCCCTTCGTCCAGATGATCAAGGACAAGGGCATCGTTGTGGGCATCAAG GTGGACAAGGGTGTTGTGCCTCTGGCTGGGACTGATGGCGAGACCACCACGCAGG GTCTGGATGGGCTGTGGGAGCGCTGTGCCCAGTACAAGAAGGACGGGGCAGACTTTGCCAAGTGGCGCTGCGTGCTGAAGATCAGCGAGCACACTCCCTCTGCTCTGGCCATCATGGAGAACGCCAACGTCCTGGCCCGCTATGCCAGCATCTGCCAGCAG AACGGCATCGTGCCCATCGTGGAGCCAGAGATCCTGCCTGATGGTGACCACGATCTCAAGCGGTGCCAGTACGTGACAGAGAAG gtgctggcagctgTCTACAAGGCACTGAGCGACCACCACATCTACCTGGAGGGGACCCTGCTGAAGCCCAACATGGTGACCCCTGGGCACTCCTGCCCCACCAAGTACAGCCCGGAGGAGATTGCCATGGCCACTGTCACCGCCCTGCGCCGCACTGTGCCCCCAGCCGTGCCAG GTGTCACCTTCCTGTCCGGGGGTCAGAGTGAGGAGGAGGCTTCCATCAACCTCAATGCCATCAACACGTGCCCGCTGGTGCGGCCATGGGCCCTCACCTTCTCCTACGGGCGGGCGCTGCAGGCGTCGGCGCTCAGCGCCTGGCGTGGGCAGAAGGACAACGCCGAAGCTGCCACCGAGGAGTTTGTCAAGCGTGCAGAG GTGAACGGGCTGGCAGCGCTGGGCAAGTACGAGGGCAGCGGGGACAACTCGGGGGCCGCCGGGCAGTCC